From the Synechococcus sp. HK01-R genome, one window contains:
- the psaA gene encoding photosystem I core protein PsaA, translating to MTISPPERGSTAKSQVEKVDNPATFELFGKPGHFDRALAKGPKTTTWVWNLHANAHDFDSHTSDLEEVSRKIFSAHFGHLAVIFIWLSGAFFHGARFSNFSGWLADPTHVKPSAQVVWPVFGQEILNGDMGAGFQGIQITSGLFHVWRAWGITNETQLMALAIGALVMAGLMLNAGVFHYHKAAPKLEWFQNVESMLNHHLAGLLGLGSLSWTGHLLHVSLPTTKLMDAIDAGQPLVLNGKTIASVADIPLPHEFFNQDLLAQLYPGFSAGIGAFFRGDWAAYSDFLTFKGGVNPVTGSMWMSDIAHHHLAIAVLFIVAGHMYRTNWGIGHSIKEILEGQKGDPLLFPASKGHDGLFEFMTTSWHAQLAVNLALLGSLSIIVAQHMYAMPPYPYMAIDYPTQIGLFTHHMWIGGFLIVGAAAHGAIAMIRDYDPAKHVDNVLDRVLKARDALISHLNWVCIWLGFHSFGLYIHNDTMRALGRPQDMFSDSAIQLKPVFAQWIQGLHAAAAGSTAPNALSSVSEVFNGTVVAVGGKVAAAPIPLGTADFMVHHIHAFTIHVTVLILLKGVLYARSSRLVPDKANLGFRFPCDGPGRGGTCQVSAWDHVFLGLFWMYNSLSIVIFHFSWKMQSDVWGTVNADGSVQHITNGNFANSAITINGWLRDFLWAQAAQVINSYGSNTSAYGLMFLGAHFVWAFSLMFLFSGRGYWQELIESIVWAHNKLKVAPAIQPRALSITQGRAVGVAHYLLGGIATTWAFFHAHILVVG from the coding sequence ATGACCATCAGCCCACCAGAGCGTGGGAGCACCGCGAAGAGCCAGGTCGAAAAGGTCGACAATCCAGCGACCTTTGAACTGTTCGGCAAGCCCGGACATTTCGACCGTGCCCTCGCGAAAGGTCCCAAAACCACCACCTGGGTTTGGAACCTCCACGCCAACGCTCACGATTTCGACAGCCACACGAGTGACCTTGAGGAGGTCTCTCGGAAGATCTTCAGTGCTCACTTCGGCCACTTGGCCGTGATCTTCATCTGGCTGAGCGGCGCTTTCTTCCATGGCGCTCGCTTCTCCAACTTCTCCGGCTGGCTTGCCGATCCCACCCACGTGAAGCCCAGTGCTCAGGTGGTGTGGCCGGTGTTCGGCCAGGAGATCCTCAATGGCGATATGGGTGCCGGTTTCCAAGGCATTCAGATCACCTCCGGTCTCTTCCACGTCTGGCGTGCCTGGGGCATCACCAACGAGACGCAGCTGATGGCCCTGGCCATTGGCGCCCTGGTGATGGCCGGCTTGATGCTGAACGCCGGCGTTTTCCACTACCACAAGGCAGCTCCAAAGCTGGAGTGGTTCCAGAACGTTGAGTCCATGCTCAACCACCACCTGGCCGGTCTTCTCGGCCTGGGGTCACTGTCCTGGACCGGACACCTTCTGCACGTGTCTCTGCCCACCACCAAGTTGATGGATGCCATCGACGCCGGCCAGCCGCTGGTGCTCAACGGCAAGACCATCGCTTCCGTGGCTGACATTCCCCTGCCCCACGAGTTCTTCAACCAGGATCTGCTTGCGCAGCTCTATCCCGGATTCAGCGCCGGCATCGGTGCCTTCTTCCGTGGTGACTGGGCCGCCTACAGCGATTTCCTGACCTTCAAGGGTGGCGTGAACCCCGTCACCGGCAGCATGTGGATGAGCGACATCGCCCATCACCACCTGGCCATCGCGGTGCTGTTCATCGTGGCCGGTCACATGTACCGCACCAACTGGGGCATCGGTCACTCCATCAAGGAGATCCTCGAGGGTCAGAAGGGTGACCCCCTGCTGTTCCCCGCCTCCAAGGGCCATGACGGCCTGTTTGAGTTCATGACCACCAGCTGGCATGCACAGCTGGCCGTGAACCTCGCCCTTCTGGGCTCCCTGAGCATCATCGTTGCTCAGCACATGTACGCGATGCCTCCCTATCCGTACATGGCGATCGATTACCCCACCCAGATCGGTCTGTTCACCCATCACATGTGGATCGGTGGCTTCCTGATCGTCGGTGCCGCCGCTCACGGCGCGATCGCGATGATCCGCGACTACGACCCCGCCAAGCATGTCGATAACGTGCTCGACCGGGTGCTCAAGGCTCGCGATGCCCTGATCAGTCACCTGAACTGGGTCTGCATCTGGCTGGGCTTCCACAGCTTCGGCCTTTACATCCACAACGACACCATGCGTGCCCTGGGCCGTCCCCAGGACATGTTCAGCGACTCTGCGATTCAGCTGAAGCCCGTCTTCGCGCAATGGATCCAAGGCCTCCACGCCGCCGCTGCTGGTAGCACTGCTCCCAACGCTCTTTCCAGCGTGAGTGAAGTGTTCAACGGCACTGTCGTGGCTGTGGGCGGCAAGGTCGCCGCTGCCCCGATTCCTCTGGGCACCGCCGATTTCATGGTGCACCACATCCATGCCTTCACGATTCACGTGACGGTGTTGATCCTGCTCAAGGGTGTTCTCTACGCCCGCAGCTCCCGTCTCGTGCCCGATAAGGCCAACCTGGGCTTCCGCTTCCCCTGCGATGGCCCCGGTCGTGGTGGCACCTGTCAGGTGTCCGCCTGGGACCACGTGTTCCTGGGTCTGTTCTGGATGTACAACTCCCTGTCCATCGTGATCTTCCACTTCTCCTGGAAGATGCAGAGCGATGTGTGGGGCACGGTGAATGCTGACGGTTCCGTCCAGCACATCACCAACGGCAACTTTGCCAACAGCGCCATCACCATCAACGGCTGGTTGCGTGACTTCCTGTGGGCTCAGGCCGCACAGGTGATCAACAGCTACGGCTCCAACACCAGTGCCTACGGCCTGATGTTCCTTGGTGCTCACTTCGTCTGGGCCTTCAGCCTGATGTTCCTGTTCAGCGGCCGCGGCTACTGGCAGGAGCTGATTGAGTCCATCGTCTGGGCTCACAACAAGCTGAAGGTGGCTCCCGCCATCCAGCCCCGTGCGCTGTCCATCACCCAGGGCCGTGCCGTGGGTGTTGCCCACTACCTCCTGGGCGGCATTGCGACCACCTGGGCCTTCTTCCACGCCCACATCCTTGTGGTCGGCTGA
- the psaB gene encoding photosystem I core protein PsaB — protein sequence MATKFPSFSQGLAQDPTTRRIWYGIATAHDFESHDGMTEEKLYQKLFSTHFGHLAIIGLWVSGNLFHIAWQGNFEQWVADPLHVRPIAHAIWDPHFGQGAIDAFTQAGASSPVNIAYSGLYHWFYTIGMKTNAELYQGSIFMMILSSWALFAGWLHLQPKFRPSLAWFKNAESRLNHHLAVLFGFSSIAWTGHLVHVAIPESRGQHVGWDNFLNVMPHPAGLGPFFTGNWGVYAQNPDSMGQVFGTAEGSGTAILTFLGGFHPQTEALWLTDIAHHHLAIGVLFVIAGHMYRTNFGIGHSIREILEAHNPPKGTPGDLGAGHKGLYDTINNSLHFQLGLALASLGVVTSLVAQHMYSMPSYAFIAKDYTTQAALYTHHQYIAIFLMCGAFAHGAIFFIRDYDPEANKDNVLARMLEHKEAIISHLSWVSLFLGFHTLGLYVHNDVVVAFGTPEKQILVEPVFAQFVQAASGKAIYGFDVLLSNAGGVAANANAAYMGGWMDAINNGGNDLFLPIGPGDFLVHHAIALGLHTTTLILVKGALDARGSKLMPDKKDFGYSFPCDGPGRGGTCDISAWDAFYLAVFWALNTVGWLTFYWHWKHLAIWQGNVAQFNESSTYLMGWFRDYLWLNSSQLINGYNPFGSNNLAVWSWMFLFGHLVWATGFMFLISWRGYWQELIETIVWAHQRTPLANLVGWRDKPVALSIVQARVVGLAHFTIGYILTYAAFLIASTSGKFG from the coding sequence ATGGCAACGAAATTTCCTTCGTTCAGCCAGGGTCTGGCACAGGACCCGACAACCCGTCGTATTTGGTACGGCATCGCCACGGCTCACGACTTCGAGAGCCATGACGGAATGACGGAGGAGAAGCTTTATCAAAAGCTCTTCTCCACCCATTTCGGTCACCTGGCGATCATCGGCCTCTGGGTTTCGGGCAACCTGTTCCACATCGCCTGGCAGGGCAACTTCGAGCAGTGGGTCGCCGACCCCCTGCACGTGCGCCCCATCGCTCACGCAATCTGGGATCCCCACTTCGGTCAGGGCGCGATTGACGCCTTCACCCAGGCGGGTGCTTCCTCCCCGGTGAACATCGCCTACTCAGGCCTTTATCACTGGTTCTACACAATCGGCATGAAGACCAATGCCGAGCTGTATCAGGGTTCCATCTTCATGATGATCCTGTCGTCTTGGGCCCTCTTCGCCGGCTGGCTGCACCTGCAGCCCAAGTTCCGTCCCTCCCTGGCTTGGTTCAAGAACGCTGAATCACGCCTCAACCACCACCTGGCCGTTCTCTTCGGCTTCAGTTCGATCGCTTGGACCGGTCACCTGGTTCACGTTGCGATCCCTGAATCCCGCGGTCAGCACGTTGGTTGGGACAACTTCCTCAACGTGATGCCTCACCCCGCCGGTCTGGGACCTTTCTTCACCGGCAACTGGGGGGTGTACGCCCAGAACCCCGACTCCATGGGTCAGGTGTTCGGCACCGCTGAAGGCTCAGGCACCGCGATCCTGACCTTCCTGGGTGGTTTCCACCCTCAGACGGAAGCCCTCTGGCTCACCGACATTGCGCATCACCACCTGGCCATCGGCGTTCTGTTCGTGATCGCCGGTCACATGTACCGGACCAACTTCGGTATTGGCCACTCCATCCGCGAGATCCTCGAAGCCCACAACCCCCCCAAGGGCACCCCTGGTGACCTGGGCGCTGGCCACAAGGGTCTTTACGACACCATCAACAACAGCCTGCACTTCCAGCTCGGCCTCGCTCTGGCTTCCCTCGGCGTGGTCACCAGCCTGGTGGCGCAGCACATGTACTCGATGCCCTCGTATGCCTTCATCGCGAAGGACTACACGACTCAGGCAGCCCTGTACACCCACCACCAGTACATCGCCATCTTCCTGATGTGCGGTGCCTTCGCCCACGGTGCGATCTTCTTCATCCGTGACTACGACCCCGAAGCCAACAAGGACAACGTCCTGGCCCGGATGCTCGAGCACAAGGAAGCGATCATCAGCCACCTGAGCTGGGTCTCCCTGTTCCTCGGTTTCCATACCCTCGGCCTCTACGTCCACAACGACGTGGTCGTGGCTTTCGGTACTCCTGAGAAGCAGATCCTGGTGGAGCCCGTCTTCGCTCAGTTCGTCCAGGCCGCTTCCGGCAAGGCGATCTATGGCTTCGACGTGCTGCTCTCCAACGCTGGCGGTGTGGCTGCCAACGCCAACGCTGCCTACATGGGCGGTTGGATGGATGCCATCAATAACGGTGGAAACGACCTGTTCCTTCCCATCGGCCCTGGTGACTTCCTGGTCCACCACGCCATCGCTCTTGGACTCCACACCACCACCCTGATCCTTGTGAAGGGTGCGCTGGACGCCCGTGGTTCCAAGCTGATGCCTGACAAGAAGGACTTCGGCTACTCCTTCCCCTGCGACGGCCCCGGCCGTGGCGGTACCTGCGACATCTCGGCCTGGGACGCCTTCTATCTGGCCGTCTTCTGGGCTCTGAACACCGTGGGTTGGCTCACCTTCTACTGGCACTGGAAGCACCTCGCCATCTGGCAGGGCAACGTGGCTCAGTTCAACGAGTCCAGCACCTATCTGATGGGTTGGTTCCGCGATTACCTGTGGCTCAACAGCTCGCAGCTGATCAACGGCTACAACCCCTTCGGCAGCAACAACCTCGCCGTCTGGTCCTGGATGTTCCTGTTCGGCCACCTGGTGTGGGCGACAGGCTTCATGTTCCTGATCTCCTGGCGTGGTTACTGGCAGGAGCTGATTGAGACCATCGTCTGGGCTCATCAGCGCACGCCTCTGGCCAACTTGGTTGGCTGGCGCGACAAGCCTGTGGCTCTGTCAATCGTTCAGGCCCGTGTGGTGGGTCTCGCCCACTTCACGATCGGCTACATCCTCACGTATGCCGCCTTCCTGATCGCCTCCACATCCGGCAAGTTCGGCTGA